A window of the Terriglobia bacterium genome harbors these coding sequences:
- a CDS encoding NADH:flavin oxidoreductase — MPKQYFHYRSLADLRAHAAELGVDVPLVEDKEEIRSLLARPVKVRSPGGKTWTIGNSFAIHPMEGCDGNPDGNPGELTFRRYQRFGGGGAKLIWFEACAVVPEGRANPRQLWIHPGSAKQLKELLQTCREAHQKEFGTCHDFVALLQLTHSGRYSFEKQKVASRHPVLDLYPLVNREGQPPRENLPELASDDYLAALEDRYVQAATLARELGFDGVDIKMTHGYLLSELIGARTRAGTYGGSLENRARFTLSVAGKIRRRVGDDFLLAVRLGVYDGIPYAVGSKDSVGVPRDYPTPYNYGFGTDPKDPYRMDLSEPIKLVGWLQQAGVRLLNVSLGIPYANPHLGRPFDKSNEGYYETPEHPLLGVARHFSATAQIQNAYPDLAVVGTGYTWLRHFLIHAAAANVKLHRTTLAGLGRAALAYPDLPRVTFEKADLNPLRTCKTLSYCTYLMRSKKNELGQFPAGCPPFDKESYGEIMKQARAANRAAAKGQ; from the coding sequence ATGCCCAAACAATACTTTCACTACAGGAGTCTCGCCGACCTTCGCGCCCACGCCGCAGAGCTGGGCGTTGACGTTCCATTGGTCGAGGACAAGGAGGAAATCCGCAGCCTTCTCGCGCGGCCCGTTAAAGTCCGAAGCCCCGGCGGCAAAACCTGGACAATTGGGAATTCCTTTGCCATCCATCCCATGGAAGGCTGCGACGGCAATCCCGACGGCAATCCCGGCGAACTAACTTTCCGGCGCTACCAACGTTTTGGCGGCGGAGGGGCCAAGCTGATCTGGTTTGAGGCCTGCGCGGTGGTTCCTGAAGGCCGGGCCAATCCCCGGCAGCTCTGGATCCATCCAGGCTCCGCAAAGCAATTGAAAGAGCTTCTGCAAACCTGCCGCGAAGCCCATCAAAAAGAGTTCGGCACCTGCCACGATTTCGTCGCGCTCCTGCAGCTCACGCACTCCGGCCGCTACTCTTTCGAGAAGCAGAAGGTCGCGTCGCGGCATCCCGTGCTGGATTTGTATCCGCTGGTCAACCGCGAGGGTCAGCCGCCGCGAGAAAATCTGCCCGAGCTTGCTTCGGATGATTATCTTGCGGCCCTTGAAGACCGGTATGTACAGGCCGCAACTTTGGCGCGTGAGCTTGGCTTCGACGGCGTCGATATCAAGATGACCCATGGTTATCTGCTGTCTGAACTGATCGGCGCGCGCACTCGCGCTGGGACTTACGGAGGCTCGCTCGAAAACCGGGCACGGTTTACTCTGAGTGTTGCCGGGAAAATTCGCCGCCGGGTGGGCGACGATTTCCTTCTCGCGGTGCGCCTGGGCGTCTACGATGGCATCCCATACGCCGTCGGCAGTAAGGATTCCGTGGGAGTGCCGCGCGACTATCCGACTCCTTACAACTATGGCTTCGGCACTGACCCAAAAGATCCGTATCGAATGGACCTCTCGGAGCCCATCAAGCTTGTCGGCTGGCTGCAGCAGGCTGGCGTTCGCCTGCTGAACGTTTCGCTCGGAATTCCGTATGCCAATCCGCATCTTGGACGTCCGTTTGACAAATCGAACGAAGGATATTATGAAACGCCTGAGCATCCGTTGCTGGGAGTCGCCCGCCATTTCTCCGCTACGGCGCAGATCCAGAACGCCTACCCCGACCTGGCCGTGGTTGGCACCGGCTATACGTGGCTGCGCCACTTTCTCATCCACGCGGCGGCGGCCAATGTGAAGCTGCATCGAACCACGCTCGCGGGCCTGGGCCGCGCGGCCCTCGCTTATCCTGATCTTCCACGGGTGACGTTCGAAAAGGCCGACCTCAATCCGCTCCGTACCTGCAAAACGCTCTCCTACTGCACCTATCTCATGCGCTCAAAGAAGAATGAACTTGGGCAATTCCCTGCCGGCTGCCCGCCCTTTGATAAAGAAAGTTACGGCGAAATCATGAAGCAGGCACGCGCCGCCAACCGGGCGGCCGCAAAAGGACAGTAG
- a CDS encoding HAD family hydrolase — MTSPKDQLLAFKPQHKFFVGIDSDGCVFDSMEIKHKECFIPNIIKYWKLQAISKYAREAAEFVNLYSKWRGTNRFPALTRTFQLLREWPEPMRRGVRIPEVPTLQAWIDSGAALGNPALEAEIARAHDPVLQQTLEWSLAVNRCIADMVEGVPPFPFFRESAEKLQSKADIICVSATPGEALEREWREHDIAKYAEVIAGQEMGSKKEHLKLTTGGKYEKDCVLMVGDAPGDLAAARANNALFYPINPGHEEGSWQRFHDEAIDRFLSKRYAGDYETRLIEEFQELLPETPPWKK, encoded by the coding sequence ATGACCTCACCCAAAGACCAGCTTCTTGCCTTCAAGCCACAGCACAAATTCTTTGTCGGCATCGATTCCGATGGCTGTGTGTTTGACTCGATGGAGATCAAACACAAGGAATGCTTTATTCCCAACATCATCAAGTACTGGAAGCTCCAGGCCATCTCCAAGTACGCGCGCGAGGCGGCGGAGTTTGTGAACCTCTACTCGAAGTGGCGGGGGACCAATCGCTTCCCTGCGCTGACCAGAACTTTCCAGCTTCTGCGCGAGTGGCCGGAACCGATGCGGCGCGGCGTGAGGATCCCGGAGGTGCCCACGTTGCAGGCGTGGATTGATTCCGGCGCAGCGCTGGGCAATCCCGCACTCGAAGCCGAAATTGCCAGGGCGCACGATCCGGTGCTGCAGCAGACGCTCGAGTGGAGCCTGGCCGTCAACCGTTGCATTGCCGACATGGTGGAAGGCGTTCCACCTTTTCCGTTTTTCCGGGAGAGCGCGGAAAAGCTGCAAAGCAAAGCAGACATCATCTGCGTATCCGCCACGCCCGGCGAAGCCCTGGAGCGCGAATGGCGCGAGCATGACATCGCGAAGTACGCCGAGGTGATTGCCGGGCAGGAAATGGGAAGCAAGAAGGAGCATCTGAAGCTGACCACGGGAGGAAAATACGAGAAAGATTGCGTCCTGATGGTGGGAGATGCTCCCGGCGACCTGGCTGCCGCTCGCGCCAACAACGCGCTCTTTTATCCCATCAACCCCGGCCACGAGGAAGGATCATGGCAGCGATTCCACGATGAGGCCATCGACCGGTTCCTCAGCAAGAGATACGCCGGCGACTACGAGACCAGGTTGATCGAGGAATTCCAGGAACTCCTGCCGGAAACGCCGCCCTGGAAGAAATAG
- a CDS encoding FAD/NAD(P)-binding protein, which translates to MSKCPHLDKILGMNEPITRRDFLDGALVASTGMLLAAACPFPLGAQAAGSNQADWAAWTGYTGEGDYKSSAGNTEQVIHDAHEVRDGEFDKAPAGVTDTGETYDCVVVGGGFSGLSAGLFFHQRTTLDRTCLILDNANIFGGVAKRNEFVVDGHRLFAPQASVHFQPPYPDSFLEHVYDAMGLDWDAFKSYQTWQGPSPQIDLPRSPYGVGHINGKPAEGFFFGAKFGKKPGIWIKDPWGKGLAGCPFSDSVRKELLAIHGDRYVKAPLVYDYPGDAVSRELDGMTIEDYYVRSYGVSRETIRLLVTPETSGGFGLGPDVLSAFLQYMWSKVIPTVDDSMATGLQMFPGGNSGMTRLIVKTLIPDSVDGPRTMAATHNDPVNFQALDRPGQPMRIRLGSTAVRVEHMGEPDKAEFVSVMYLKDGKVYRVKARTVVMAGGGWITKHVVRDLDETRRKSYDQFLYSPYMTANVAVRNWRFMYNLGISSASWFEGFGRYVNVRKDATFGVDLPTVGPDLPTVLTFFVDFAKPGLPALAQGQMGRAELLSTPFATYERQIREQMMEMFGASGFDAKHDIAGIVLNRFGHAFINPQPGFFFGLQGNPAARDALRDGPFGRIAFSHADLAGAMDHRNAFMESDRAVNQLLNRVLT; encoded by the coding sequence ATGAGCAAATGTCCTCACCTCGATAAAATCCTCGGTATGAACGAGCCAATCACTCGCCGTGATTTTCTGGACGGAGCGCTGGTTGCGTCCACAGGGATGCTGCTGGCCGCCGCGTGCCCGTTTCCGCTCGGCGCCCAGGCAGCGGGAAGCAACCAGGCCGATTGGGCTGCATGGACCGGCTACACGGGTGAGGGCGACTATAAAAGTTCGGCCGGAAACACCGAGCAGGTGATCCATGACGCTCACGAAGTCCGCGACGGTGAATTCGACAAAGCTCCCGCGGGCGTCACGGACACAGGCGAAACCTACGACTGCGTGGTTGTGGGAGGCGGGTTCTCGGGTCTCTCGGCTGGATTGTTCTTCCACCAGCGGACGACTCTGGACCGCACCTGCCTGATCCTGGACAACGCAAACATATTTGGCGGCGTCGCAAAGAGAAATGAGTTTGTCGTTGACGGCCATCGCCTGTTCGCTCCCCAGGCGTCCGTTCATTTTCAGCCGCCGTATCCAGATAGTTTCCTGGAGCACGTCTACGATGCCATGGGCCTGGATTGGGACGCCTTCAAGTCCTACCAGACGTGGCAAGGCCCATCGCCGCAGATCGATTTGCCGCGCAGCCCTTACGGCGTCGGGCACATCAACGGCAAACCGGCCGAGGGATTCTTTTTTGGCGCGAAGTTTGGAAAGAAGCCTGGAATATGGATCAAGGATCCCTGGGGTAAGGGCCTCGCGGGATGTCCGTTTTCTGACTCGGTCCGGAAAGAACTGCTGGCCATCCACGGCGACCGTTATGTGAAGGCGCCGCTGGTTTACGATTATCCCGGCGACGCCGTTTCGCGCGAGCTCGACGGCATGACCATCGAGGATTATTACGTGCGCAGCTACGGCGTGAGCCGCGAAACCATACGCCTGCTGGTTACCCCGGAAACCTCGGGAGGATTCGGACTTGGCCCCGACGTCCTCTCCGCATTTCTTCAGTACATGTGGTCCAAGGTGATTCCGACGGTTGATGACAGCATGGCAACCGGGCTCCAGATGTTTCCCGGCGGCAACTCCGGCATGACCCGGCTGATCGTCAAGACACTGATTCCCGACTCGGTTGATGGACCGCGGACCATGGCCGCCACCCACAATGATCCGGTCAACTTCCAGGCGCTCGACCGGCCCGGCCAGCCGATGCGCATTCGGCTTGGATCCACAGCAGTCCGGGTGGAGCACATGGGGGAACCGGACAAAGCAGAGTTTGTTTCAGTCATGTATCTGAAGGATGGCAAGGTGTATCGCGTTAAAGCCCGAACCGTCGTGATGGCCGGAGGCGGCTGGATAACCAAGCACGTGGTGCGTGACCTGGACGAAACTCGGCGCAAGAGTTACGACCAGTTCCTGTACTCGCCCTACATGACGGCCAACGTGGCGGTCCGCAACTGGCGCTTCATGTACAACCTGGGCATTTCAAGCGCGTCTTGGTTCGAGGGTTTTGGCCGCTACGTTAACGTGCGCAAGGACGCAACGTTTGGCGTCGATCTGCCCACAGTCGGTCCCGACCTGCCGACAGTCCTGACCTTCTTCGTGGATTTCGCAAAGCCGGGGCTTCCGGCGCTTGCCCAGGGGCAGATGGGCCGGGCGGAACTGCTGTCCACCCCGTTCGCGACCTATGAGCGGCAAATCCGCGAGCAGATGATGGAAATGTTCGGCGCTTCCGGCTTCGATGCCAAACACGACATTGCCGGGATCGTCCTGAACCGGTTTGGTCACGCCTTCATCAATCCGCAGCCGGGCTTCTTCTTCGGGCTTCAAGGGAACCCTGCCGCCCGCGACGCGCTGCGCGATGGCCCCTTCGGCAGAATCGCTTTCTCGCATGCTGACCTGGCCGGAGCCATGGACCACCGCAACGCCTTTATGGAATCAGACCGCGCCGTCAATCAGCTCCTGAACCGGGTGCTGACTTAG
- a CDS encoding prenyltransferase/squalene oxidase repeat-containing protein — protein MILPISRRKALPKTLLAAGSLGAAALWGKARAPEQAFTSAEGARIRDEAFAFLQKCARKDGGYNPSPDPRYHGSSDTAESDLAAVTYAAVLTKTFQRKLPAGARSVEFIQSHQQPDGVFANREGNLDPKADLAILYNTVQGAVGLRALGEKPRINPIHALDRFFENGRFRKLPLYTMSFYPLFYAALGAHFPDDHRNAIESWLQSHQASDGYLGDHVASTFHLVHFFRLIGRPAPRSSALVARVLKDQRLNGGWHLKPPDWDVHACFDAVFLLRQLGGNTAQCRAAISRGADWALTCRTADGGFSHYSGEHSDVDAAYFQLGTLIQAGRIPGADFNLPDAETLGWGHAMKPGKIYSAG, from the coding sequence ATGATCCTCCCCATCTCACGACGCAAAGCTCTCCCCAAAACATTATTGGCCGCGGGCTCGTTAGGCGCGGCGGCGCTCTGGGGTAAAGCCCGCGCGCCGGAACAGGCATTCACTTCTGCCGAGGGCGCACGTATTCGGGACGAAGCCTTTGCCTTCCTTCAAAAGTGCGCCCGCAAAGACGGCGGTTACAATCCTTCCCCTGACCCTCGGTATCACGGCAGCTCTGACACGGCGGAAAGCGATCTGGCAGCCGTAACGTACGCCGCGGTGCTGACGAAAACTTTCCAGCGCAAGCTGCCCGCGGGTGCTCGCTCGGTTGAATTCATCCAGAGCCATCAGCAGCCGGACGGCGTTTTTGCCAACCGCGAAGGAAACCTGGACCCCAAAGCCGACCTCGCCATTCTCTACAACACCGTGCAAGGAGCGGTGGGCTTGCGGGCGCTAGGCGAAAAGCCCCGGATTAATCCCATCCACGCGCTTGACCGCTTTTTTGAGAACGGACGGTTCCGCAAGCTGCCGTTGTACACCATGAGTTTTTATCCGCTGTTCTACGCGGCACTGGGAGCGCATTTCCCCGACGATCACCGCAACGCGATCGAAAGCTGGCTGCAGAGCCATCAGGCTTCCGATGGCTACCTGGGCGATCATGTGGCGTCCACTTTCCACCTGGTACACTTCTTCCGATTGATTGGCCGGCCCGCGCCGCGCTCTTCGGCCCTTGTTGCGCGCGTGCTCAAGGATCAGCGCCTCAACGGCGGATGGCACCTGAAACCTCCCGACTGGGACGTCCACGCCTGCTTTGACGCGGTTTTCCTTCTGCGGCAACTGGGCGGCAACACGGCACAGTGCCGGGCAGCCATCAGCCGCGGAGCCGACTGGGCGCTCACCTGCCGCACGGCGGATGGCGGATTCAGCCACTATTCCGGCGAGCACTCGGATGTTGACGCGGCCTATTTCCAGTTGGGAACGCTGATCCAGGCGGGCCGGATTCCCGGCGCTGACTTCAACCTGCCGGATGCCGAAACGCTCGGCTGGGGCCACGCCATGAAGCCCGGCAAAATCTATTCGGCTGGCTAG
- a CDS encoding carbonic anhydrase, translated as MGASTKSLVSRRNVLRIGAFTGLGTALWPAFRTGQARPADCTEADPCYGTRPATPAAALQALVTGNQEWAAFTQSHPHEDAVRRECVFNHGQSPFAAIISCSDSRVPPELVFDQGIGDLFVARVAGNGATATLAESLYYGTSHLCAGLIFVLGHSQCGAVIAAVESFPTGHKLEFVKLIYPAVKAARKIVGPPFPEQQVVQEAIRQNVLNVVTGLRNSPDFKPSVDNGTLLIAGGVYSLATYLVDVVIQ; from the coding sequence ATGGGAGCATCCACGAAATCACTGGTAAGCAGAAGAAACGTGTTACGGATTGGTGCATTCACGGGGCTCGGAACAGCTCTATGGCCCGCGTTTCGGACTGGTCAGGCGCGGCCCGCCGATTGTACGGAGGCGGACCCATGCTATGGAACCCGGCCAGCCACTCCCGCGGCCGCGCTCCAGGCGCTGGTAACGGGAAACCAAGAGTGGGCGGCGTTTACGCAGTCGCATCCGCACGAGGATGCAGTCCGCCGCGAGTGCGTGTTTAACCATGGGCAATCGCCTTTCGCGGCGATTATCTCCTGCTCGGATTCGCGTGTCCCGCCCGAACTGGTCTTCGATCAGGGAATCGGCGATCTGTTTGTGGCGCGTGTGGCGGGCAACGGCGCAACAGCAACGCTGGCCGAGTCCCTCTATTACGGGACAAGCCATCTTTGCGCGGGCCTGATCTTTGTGCTTGGCCACTCACAATGCGGTGCGGTCATAGCGGCGGTAGAATCCTTCCCGACCGGCCACAAACTTGAATTTGTCAAACTGATCTACCCGGCCGTCAAGGCGGCCAGAAAAATTGTGGGGCCTCCCTTCCCTGAGCAGCAGGTGGTTCAGGAAGCTATCAGACAAAATGTCCTGAATGTCGTGACGGGTCTGCGAAACAGTCCGGACTTCAAGCCAAGCGTTGATAACGGTACCCTGCTGATCGCGGGAGGCGTCTATAGTCTCGCAACATATCTCGTCGATGTAGTGATCCAGTAA